A genomic window from Methanovulcanius yangii includes:
- a CDS encoding DUF169 domain-containing protein, with translation MDTGLRDTFIHRWNRYFPGAELPITFELGGKARGVERAFAPTGWRCFVCDLAKVRRGQDLVFGEESVGCRGARFYLGYEGERFEDFRYFLSYGKPGGVEGERYKQTPEIVDALDAGTARIPAGGKNYLFKRWDRLTETDHPDAVVFFARGEVLSGLFTLANFDQSDPYGVVCPFGAGCSSVVHYPWLEQQKENPKAVFGMFDPSARPCVPIDVLTFAVPMKTFERMVGFMEESFLTTGSWGKVKRKIAKSNALHVR, from the coding sequence ATGGACACCGGACTGCGTGACACCTTCATACACCGCTGGAACAGGTATTTCCCCGGCGCCGAGCTGCCCATCACCTTCGAGCTGGGCGGGAAGGCCAGAGGGGTGGAGCGGGCTTTCGCCCCGACGGGATGGCGCTGCTTCGTCTGTGACCTTGCGAAGGTGCGAAGGGGGCAGGACCTGGTCTTTGGGGAGGAGTCCGTCGGGTGCCGGGGGGCGAGGTTCTATCTCGGCTACGAGGGCGAACGGTTCGAGGACTTCCGCTACTTTCTCTCGTATGGAAAGCCCGGAGGTGTCGAGGGTGAGCGCTACAAGCAGACGCCGGAGATCGTTGACGCTCTCGATGCCGGGACCGCTCGTATCCCCGCAGGAGGAAAGAACTACCTCTTCAAACGCTGGGACCGCCTGACGGAGACCGACCACCCGGACGCCGTCGTCTTCTTCGCACGCGGAGAAGTTCTCTCAGGGCTCTTTACGCTCGCAAACTTCGATCAGTCCGACCCGTACGGCGTCGTCTGTCCGTTCGGCGCCGGGTGCAGCTCCGTCGTCCACTATCCCTGGCTCGAACAGCAGAAAGAAAACCCCAAGGCGGTCTTCGGGATGTTCGACCCCTCGGCCCGGCCCTGCGTCCCGATAGACGTTCTCACCTTTGCCGTCCCCATGAAGACGTTCGAGCGAATGGTCGGGTTCATGGAAGAGAGTTTTCTTACGACAGGGTCGTGGGGGAAGGTGAAGAGGAAGATCGCTAAGAGCAACGCTCTGCATGTGCGCTGA
- the mcrA gene encoding coenzyme-B sulfoethylthiotransferase subunit alpha, producing the protein MAKIERAQKLFLDSLNEKFKGQDIESEKTTFYNFNGVRQSPRKREFMKATEAIEKERGISMYDPERCHLGGIPMGQRQLMTYQVSQSGIYCEGDDLHFVNNAAMQQFWDDIRRTVIVGMDMAHATLQKRLGKEVTPETINEYLHILNHAMPGAAVVQEHMVETHPGLVDDCYVKVFTGDDEMADDIEPQFLIDINKLFSEDAAEELKKEVGKSMYQAIHIPTIVSRTCDGGTTSRWSAMQIGMSFIAAYRMCAGEAAVADLSYAAKHAGVVQMGSLLPARRARGPNEPGGIKFGLFGDIIQADRKHPNDPARASLEVVGAGVMLFDQIWLGSYMSGGVGFTQYATAAYTDNILDEFTYYGMDYLKDKYNFDYTAPSPDQVIEPTQDIVNDLATEVNLNAMEQYEQFPTMMEDHFGGSQRAGVMAAACGLTCSIGTGNSNAGLNGWYLSMLMHKEGWSRLGFFGYDLQDQCGSANSLAMDGDRGLMGELRGPNYPNYAMNVGHQGEYAAIVSGAHYGRGDEFCYSPLVKITFADPSLSFDFSDPRREFARGAIREFMPAGERSLVIPAR; encoded by the coding sequence ATGGCAAAAATCGAGAGAGCACAGAAACTTTTCCTTGATTCACTCAACGAGAAATTTAAGGGACAGGATATTGAATCCGAGAAAACCACTTTCTACAACTTCAATGGTGTCCGCCAGTCTCCGCGTAAGCGCGAGTTCATGAAGGCAACCGAGGCAATCGAGAAGGAACGTGGCATCTCCATGTACGACCCCGAGCGCTGCCACCTTGGCGGTATCCCGATGGGTCAGAGACAGCTCATGACCTACCAGGTCTCCCAGTCCGGCATCTACTGTGAGGGTGACGACCTTCACTTCGTCAACAACGCTGCAATGCAGCAGTTCTGGGACGACATCCGCCGTACCGTCATCGTCGGCATGGACATGGCACACGCCACCCTCCAGAAGCGTCTCGGCAAGGAAGTTACCCCCGAGACCATCAACGAATACCTCCACATCCTCAACCACGCCATGCCCGGTGCAGCAGTGGTTCAGGAACACATGGTCGAGACCCACCCCGGCCTCGTCGATGACTGTTACGTGAAGGTCTTCACCGGTGACGACGAGATGGCCGATGACATCGAGCCCCAGTTCCTCATCGACATCAACAAGCTCTTCTCCGAAGACGCAGCCGAGGAACTCAAGAAGGAAGTCGGCAAGTCGATGTACCAGGCAATCCACATCCCGACCATCGTCTCCCGTACGTGTGATGGTGGAACCACCTCCAGGTGGTCTGCAATGCAGATCGGTATGTCCTTCATCGCAGCATACAGGATGTGCGCCGGTGAAGCAGCAGTCGCTGACCTTTCCTACGCAGCAAAGCACGCCGGCGTTGTCCAGATGGGATCACTCCTGCCTGCCCGCCGTGCCCGTGGCCCGAACGAGCCCGGTGGTATCAAGTTCGGTCTGTTCGGAGATATCATTCAGGCAGACCGCAAGCACCCCAATGACCCCGCCCGTGCCTCCCTCGAGGTTGTCGGTGCCGGTGTCATGCTCTTCGACCAGATCTGGCTCGGTTCCTACATGTCCGGTGGTGTCGGGTTCACCCAGTACGCCACCGCAGCATACACCGACAACATCCTCGATGAGTTCACCTACTACGGTATGGACTACCTGAAGGACAAGTACAACTTCGACTACACCGCACCGTCACCCGACCAGGTCATCGAGCCTACCCAGGACATCGTCAACGACCTTGCAACCGAGGTCAACCTCAATGCAATGGAGCAGTACGAACAGTTCCCCACCATGATGGAGGACCACTTCGGAGGTTCCCAGCGTGCTGGTGTTATGGCAGCAGCCTGTGGTCTGACCTGTTCCATCGGTACCGGCAACTCCAACGCCGGTCTGAACGGATGGTACCTTTCCATGCTCATGCACAAGGAAGGCTGGTCACGTCTCGGCTTCTTCGGATACGACCTGCAGGACCAGTGTGGTTCAGCAAACTCTCTTGCCATGGACGGCGACCGCGGTCTGATGGGCGAGCTTCGTGGACCGAACTACCCGAACTATGCAATGAACGTCGGTCACCAGGGAGAATACGCAGCTATTGTCTCCGGTGCACACTACGGCCGTGGCGACGAGTTCTGTTACAGTCCGCTCGTGAAGATCACCTTTGCAGACCCGTCACTCAGTTTCGACTTCTCCGACCCGCGTCGCGAGTTCGCACGTGGTGCAATCCGCGAGTTCATGCCCGCCGGAGAGCGCTCACTCGTCATACCTGCACGGTAA
- the mcrG gene encoding coenzyme-B sulfoethylthiotransferase subunit gamma gives MAYTPQYGPGTSVVAENRRNQMNPNYELEKIRDVTDEDVVMVLGHRAPGSAYPTAHPPLAEQQEPDCPMRKLVTPTEGAKAGDRVRYVQFADSMFNAPSQPYQRTYAEMYRFRGIDPGTLSGRQIVECRERDLEQYSKLLIETEMFDPALVSMRGATVHGHSLRLSEDGMQFDMLQRCVLSDDGVVKYVKDQIGVPLDREVAVGKPMDEEWLKAHSTIFHSLVGTAYRDDKEYVEYIVRVHTLRTKYGFMPKEE, from the coding sequence ATGGCATATACACCACAGTATGGCCCCGGTACATCGGTTGTCGCTGAAAACAGGCGTAACCAGATGAACCCCAACTACGAACTCGAAAAGATCCGCGACGTCACCGACGAAGATGTCGTCATGGTACTCGGCCACCGTGCACCGGGTTCTGCATACCCGACCGCCCACCCGCCACTCGCGGAGCAGCAGGAACCAGACTGCCCGATGCGCAAGCTCGTCACACCGACCGAGGGTGCAAAGGCAGGAGACCGCGTCCGCTACGTACAGTTTGCAGACTCGATGTTCAACGCACCGTCCCAGCCGTACCAGCGTACCTACGCAGAGATGTACCGCTTCCGCGGTATCGACCCCGGTACCCTCTCCGGTCGTCAGATCGTCGAGTGCCGCGAGCGTGACCTCGAGCAGTACTCCAAGCTCCTCATCGAGACCGAGATGTTCGACCCCGCCCTCGTCAGCATGCGTGGTGCAACCGTCCACGGACACTCCCTGCGTCTCTCTGAAGACGGCATGCAGTTCGACATGCTCCAGCGCTGCGTTCTTTCCGATGACGGCGTCGTCAAATACGTGAAGGACCAGATCGGTGTCCCCCTCGACCGCGAGGTTGCCGTCGGCAAGCCCATGGACGAGGAATGGCTCAAGGCACACTCCACCATCTTCCACTCACTCGTCGGAACAGCATACCGCGATGACAAGGAATATGTCGAGTACATCGTGCGTGTCCACACGCTCAGGACAAAATACGGCTTCATGCCGAAAGAGGAGTGA
- the mcrD gene encoding methyl-coenzyme M reductase operon protein D, translating into MTDARYPQCRIVPLRILGPETAERLLNAVAGISGIRRLMISGPSLPATVPYGPARGKPNPNTNRRTITVGDTDVELRVQVGMVTAEVTDASVIAEIEQTCDDIFTKFPYQLQKGQFMKTQATLTDYAKYGPDADDTIIGLTDPRRKEAPIIIQGLR; encoded by the coding sequence ATGACAGACGCCAGATATCCACAGTGCAGAATCGTGCCTCTTCGCATATTAGGACCCGAAACGGCCGAGCGCCTCCTCAACGCAGTCGCCGGCATTTCAGGCATCCGCCGGCTGATGATCAGCGGCCCGAGTCTGCCGGCAACCGTGCCCTATGGTCCCGCACGCGGCAAGCCCAACCCCAACACCAACCGACGAACAATTACGGTCGGCGATACGGATGTGGAGCTCCGGGTGCAGGTGGGCATGGTCACCGCAGAAGTCACCGATGCATCCGTCATTGCAGAGATCGAGCAAACATGCGACGACATCTTCACGAAATTTCCCTACCAGCTTCAGAAAGGGCAGTTCATGAAGACGCAGGCCACGCTCACGGATTACGCAAAATACGGACCGGATGCAGACGATACCATCATCGGGCTGACCGACCCGCGACGAAAGGAAGCCCCCATCATCATACAGGGGCTGCGCTGA
- the mcrB gene encoding coenzyme-B sulfoethylthiotransferase subunit beta: protein MARYSETIDLYSDDGKLLKSDVSLDKVSPMVNPATSKIIDLTKRTINVNLAGIEAALKSGNLGKGKIKGRELNLPIMENKDAIIAQIKEMVQIEEGDDTEILQFNDGKLLLVQVPRKRLDNAATYDAAITAVASAVTYAIVDQFDINAFHASTVKAACWGGYPHTQDMNGALVTSILNIPQNNEGIGYALRNIPVNHYVMMTGKNALQGAALAATLETAGEFEMGMAIGQFERNQLLSYAYQGLNANNMVYDLVKANGETGTVGTVVQSLVERAIEDKVILPGKKGEYFQFYDTKDPMMWNAYAAAGSMAATIVNCGAGRFAQAVSSTLLYFNDLLEHETGLPSADFGRMMGTAVGFSFFSHSIYGGGGPGIFNGNHVVTRHANGIAIPCVVAACALDAGTQMFSPESTSKIMGETYGQIDVFNKPIHQIANGV, encoded by the coding sequence ATGGCAAGATATTCAGAAACAATCGACCTCTACTCAGACGACGGCAAGTTGCTGAAGAGTGATGTCTCACTTGACAAGGTTAGCCCCATGGTCAACCCTGCAACAAGCAAGATCATCGACCTGACCAAGAGAACGATTAATGTCAACCTTGCGGGCATCGAAGCTGCCCTCAAGTCAGGTAACCTTGGCAAAGGAAAGATCAAGGGCCGTGAGCTCAATCTCCCCATCATGGAGAACAAGGACGCCATCATCGCACAGATCAAGGAAATGGTCCAGATCGAAGAAGGCGACGACACAGAGATCCTCCAGTTCAACGATGGAAAGCTCCTTCTCGTCCAGGTACCGCGCAAGCGTCTGGACAATGCCGCAACCTACGATGCAGCAATCACCGCAGTCGCATCTGCAGTCACCTATGCAATCGTCGACCAGTTCGACATCAACGCATTCCACGCATCCACAGTCAAGGCAGCCTGCTGGGGCGGATACCCGCACACCCAGGACATGAACGGTGCACTCGTCACCTCCATCCTGAACATCCCTCAGAACAACGAAGGTATCGGGTACGCACTCCGCAACATCCCGGTCAACCACTACGTGATGATGACCGGCAAGAATGCACTCCAGGGCGCAGCACTCGCAGCAACCCTCGAGACCGCCGGTGAGTTCGAGATGGGTATGGCAATCGGCCAGTTCGAGCGCAACCAGCTCCTCAGCTACGCATACCAGGGCCTCAACGCCAACAACATGGTCTACGACCTCGTGAAGGCAAACGGCGAGACCGGAACCGTCGGTACCGTCGTTCAGTCGCTCGTCGAGCGTGCCATCGAGGACAAGGTCATCCTGCCGGGCAAGAAGGGAGAGTACTTCCAGTTCTACGACACGAAGGACCCGATGATGTGGAACGCATACGCAGCAGCCGGTTCCATGGCAGCAACCATCGTCAACTGTGGTGCAGGCCGTTTCGCACAGGCAGTCTCCTCGACCCTTCTGTACTTCAACGACCTTCTCGAACACGAGACCGGACTTCCCAGTGCAGACTTCGGTCGTATGATGGGAACCGCAGTCGGATTCTCCTTCTTCAGCCACTCCATCTACGGTGGCGGTGGCCCCGGTATCTTCAACGGAAACCACGTCGTGACCCGTCACGCAAACGGAATCGCAATTCCGTGTGTGGTTGCAGCCTGTGCACTTGACGCAGGAACCCAGATGTTCTCGCCGGAGAGCACTTCCAAGATCATGGGAGAGACCTACGGTCAGATCGACGTGTTCAACAAACCGATCCACCAGATCGCAAACGGAGTCTGA
- a CDS encoding DUF7507 domain-containing protein: protein MLWVCFVIGLVLLCTGAGAAATPGEIGDSIDDGIDWLVSVQNADGSWGPAGSDRYGTTGLILVKLEDRAFELGYDGPFDPDYPLKDNVEDGLGYLLPYANTMAISVQAAGNADTNGNGLGVSVNNRIYDTGILMMAIAAGRDPDQVVASGPLAGWTYGEVLQDLTDYMAYAQTDAGNGRGGWYYNAVSGGSSADQSNAGYAMLGILYAVNPFYGYECDLPAFVEDELDYWIDYIQSDWIPAGVNEDWDGGSGYTVPDNWVNSLKTGNLLTQMAFVGDDSSDERVQEALNYIGRHWDEDWVQGWGMTGSVQYQATYCLMKGFESMGTSLDGVPGVADWYDDMATEIIGEQNADGSWPSTPAYIQTTGGTSHWVSKELSTAWALLTLERFAPPPPEADFNVVKSASDTVVSAGESVTYSYYVENNGDLPIVDVVLTDDQLGVIAGPDSGDTDGDGELDPGETWVYTATTTVLETTTNTAEATGADPAGAPLDATSNEVTVTVEGAPPVPEFPALYVPLMVIGAVFLLAAYVRRK, encoded by the coding sequence ATGCTATGGGTATGTTTCGTCATTGGTCTCGTCCTCCTCTGCACCGGAGCGGGTGCTGCGGCAACCCCCGGGGAGATTGGAGATTCGATCGATGATGGAATCGACTGGCTGGTGTCAGTCCAGAATGCCGACGGCTCGTGGGGGCCGGCCGGCTCGGATCGATATGGTACAACCGGTCTAATTCTCGTGAAACTGGAGGATCGGGCGTTTGAGCTGGGATACGACGGCCCGTTCGATCCCGATTATCCGCTGAAGGACAATGTCGAGGATGGTCTGGGGTATCTCCTGCCATATGCCAATACAATGGCCATTTCAGTACAGGCGGCAGGAAATGCGGATACCAATGGCAATGGCCTCGGTGTCAGCGTCAACAACCGGATATATGATACCGGCATCCTGATGATGGCGATTGCTGCCGGCAGGGACCCCGATCAGGTCGTGGCGTCCGGTCCGCTGGCGGGATGGACCTATGGTGAAGTCCTGCAGGATCTGACGGATTATATGGCATACGCCCAGACGGATGCCGGGAATGGCCGTGGCGGCTGGTATTATAATGCGGTAAGCGGTGGGTCGTCAGCGGATCAATCGAATGCCGGGTATGCAATGCTGGGCATACTGTATGCCGTCAACCCGTTCTATGGGTATGAGTGCGATCTCCCGGCCTTCGTTGAGGATGAGCTGGATTACTGGATTGATTACATCCAGAGCGACTGGATCCCCGCAGGAGTAAATGAGGACTGGGACGGTGGCTCCGGCTATACTGTCCCCGACAACTGGGTCAACTCGCTGAAGACGGGCAATCTGCTCACCCAGATGGCGTTCGTCGGTGATGACTCTTCGGACGAGCGGGTTCAGGAAGCCCTCAACTACATCGGTCGCCACTGGGACGAGGACTGGGTCCAGGGGTGGGGAATGACCGGCTCTGTCCAGTATCAGGCAACATACTGTCTGATGAAGGGATTTGAGAGCATGGGCACTTCCCTGGACGGTGTGCCGGGCGTTGCGGACTGGTACGATGACATGGCAACTGAAATCATCGGCGAACAGAACGCTGATGGGTCCTGGCCGTCGACACCTGCATACATCCAGACCACCGGAGGGACATCCCACTGGGTCAGTAAGGAGCTTTCCACCGCGTGGGCGCTCCTGACCCTCGAACGGTTTGCTCCCCCGCCGCCTGAGGCCGACTTCAATGTGGTCAAGTCCGCGTCCGATACGGTAGTCAGTGCCGGCGAATCCGTGACCTATTCCTACTACGTCGAGAACAACGGTGATCTGCCGATCGTAGACGTCGTCCTCACCGATGACCAGCTCGGCGTCATTGCAGGGCCGGACAGTGGTGATACCGACGGTGACGGAGAGCTGGATCCGGGCGAGACCTGGGTGTACACGGCAACGACCACCGTGCTTGAAACCACGACCAACACCGCAGAGGCGACCGGAGCCGATCCTGCCGGTGCCCCGCTTGATGCAACCAGCAACGAGGTGACGGTCACGGTGGAAGGAGCACCGCCGGTGCCCGAGTTCCCGGCACTCTATGTGCCGTTGATGGTGATCGGGGCGGTCTTCCTGCTCGCGGCGTATGTCCGGCGGAAGTAG
- a CDS encoding SOUL family heme-binding protein, with protein sequence MTETVPYEITGTAGEIEFRKYPPLVLATVESPGDDSGFNLLFAYISGHNSTRDTISMTSPVITSEKIPMTAPVVSDTASMSFVMPPGKRRDEIPAPVDGRVRIVPVPEREVAVIRFRGYARRDEVAAVEVRLKEGLRKAGVHLGGEPFLMRYNPPWTPGFLRRNEVGVEIRR encoded by the coding sequence ATGACGGAGACCGTCCCCTATGAGATCACCGGCACGGCGGGAGAGATCGAGTTTCGGAAGTACCCTCCGCTGGTGCTGGCAACCGTCGAGAGTCCCGGGGATGACTCCGGGTTTAACCTGCTCTTTGCCTATATCTCGGGGCACAATTCCACAAGGGATACCATCTCGATGACCTCTCCGGTCATCACCTCCGAGAAGATCCCGATGACGGCGCCGGTCGTGTCCGATACGGCATCGATGTCGTTCGTGATGCCGCCGGGGAAGAGGCGGGACGAGATCCCGGCCCCGGTGGACGGCCGGGTGCGGATCGTTCCGGTGCCGGAACGGGAGGTGGCCGTCATCCGCTTCAGGGGATATGCCCGGCGTGACGAGGTGGCGGCGGTGGAGGTGCGGCTGAAAGAAGGTCTCCGAAAGGCCGGCGTCCACCTGGGAGGGGAGCCGTTTCTCATGCGGTACAATCCGCCGTGGACTCCGGGGTTCCTGCGGCGAAACGAGGTGGGGGTGGAGATCCGGCGGTGA
- a CDS encoding carboxypeptidase-like regulatory domain-containing protein, which translates to MKRNSYMRDRRVHKPCTPLAILLLIALGISSVSAINTWQIETVDADGWTGQFSSLALDPISRYPRISYWDDAPTRSDLKYAAWDGAAWQIETVDSAGDTGLHTSLALDPTTGYPRISYWDQTTNAVKYAAWDGAAWQIETVESESGYTTYYYMSLALDSAGNPRISYQYVHSPAHELRYAAWDGAAWQIETVDSGDGAGRDCSLALDPGTGYPRISYCEWPTDITLKYAAWDGAAWQIETVDDAGDVGEHTSLALDSAGYPRISYWDATGDNLKFAAWDGAAWQIETVDGVGNVGKYTSLALDPATGYPRISYFDQTNYYLKYAAWDGAAWQIETADDAENVGEDTSLAVDPITGDPRISYFAFGSNGDLKFAKGIRANPLHVEKEGPVWAEKGDALTYTYLVTNTGSIGITDVSVEDDTCCPVGYVAGDAVDDTLDPGEEWTYECTFTPNPADFNPAAYINNTVTATGQYDSSQVSASDSYYLRAAIVRKNVYLYQTKDPKCNCYHCYYGVQYTPPAENPLPYFPVYLQKGGMDVGTTSIYGWNTNPSWLNDPAELWLSEGSWRAEERATDLPDGFEILCAGKTWTIDPENTGGWNDITFTNIIHYDLAVEKSGPDYAHPGETITYSYLVTNAGPASVSPEVTDDTCSPVTYVDGDANGNCRIDPGEEWTFECEYTVPADTPVDTELVNEACVADANEPAEYRMGGDANLCNNCDDWSVTVLPWSKVTTSDLCEFDTDTGTEGQQFRLIFTPDYPSGNGIYKLSASNPGQFYYNVFFTGEAGDEETFTIELPTPFITKGARPIHAYSDVIVAGDCYTAVNEIPSASTIAGNTITVDATVPEGGLIYLTVHLDFGWKKETMYRKSGNDAIYHGDIPGVGTILDLQWYDFTVTDTDESDTRTIQNENVFKRDPGFAGFVFDADGEPVAGATLTITDPNGEVFATVQTNEDGFYFYYYKHTGKEQTWTLSTGGEGASVALKANKLVQTDFWIQDP; encoded by the coding sequence ATGAAACGCAATTCTTACATGAGAGATCGGAGAGTACACAAACCCTGTACACCCCTTGCAATCCTGCTGTTGATCGCTCTTGGCATCAGTTCGGTATCGGCAATCAATACCTGGCAGATCGAAACGGTCGATGCCGATGGCTGGACCGGCCAGTTTTCGTCCCTTGCGCTGGACCCAATCAGCAGGTATCCCCGAATCAGCTACTGGGATGATGCTCCGACAAGAAGTGACCTGAAGTATGCCGCATGGGACGGGGCCGCATGGCAGATCGAAACCGTGGATTCTGCGGGAGACACCGGCCTTCATACGTCCCTTGCACTCGATCCCACCACCGGGTATCCCCGGATCAGTTACTGGGATCAGACAACGAATGCGGTGAAGTATGCCGCATGGGACGGGGCCGCATGGCAGATCGAGACCGTGGAATCTGAGAGTGGCTATACTACGTATTACTACATGTCCCTCGCACTCGACAGTGCCGGAAACCCCCGGATCAGCTATCAATATGTACATTCCCCGGCTCATGAACTCAGGTATGCCGCATGGGACGGGGCCGCATGGCAGATCGAGACCGTCGATTCCGGAGACGGTGCAGGCCGGGATTGTTCCCTCGCACTGGACCCCGGTACCGGCTATCCGCGGATCAGTTACTGCGAATGGCCAACTGACATTACATTGAAGTATGCCGCATGGGACGGGGCCGCATGGCAGATCGAGACCGTGGATGATGCAGGAGACGTCGGTGAACACACGTCCCTCGCACTCGACAGTGCCGGGTACCCCCGGATCAGCTACTGGGATGCTACAGGAGATAACCTGAAATTTGCCGCATGGGACGGGGCCGCATGGCAGATCGAGACCGTGGATGGTGTGGGAAACGTCGGTAAATACACGTCCCTCGCACTGGACCCGGCAACCGGGTATCCCCGGATCAGCTACTTTGATCAGACCAATTATTACCTGAAGTATGCCGCATGGGACGGGGCCGCATGGCAGATCGAGACCGCGGATGATGCGGAAAACGTCGGTGAAGACACGTCGCTGGCGGTGGACCCGATCACGGGCGACCCCCGGATCAGCTACTTTGCCTTCGGGTCGAATGGGGACCTGAAGTTTGCCAAGGGAATACGTGCAAACCCCCTCCACGTGGAAAAGGAGGGTCCTGTCTGGGCAGAGAAAGGAGACGCCCTCACGTACACCTATCTGGTGACCAACACCGGAAGTATCGGCATTACCGATGTGAGTGTCGAGGATGACACCTGTTGCCCGGTCGGGTATGTGGCAGGAGATGCCGTGGACGACACGCTGGACCCGGGCGAGGAATGGACGTACGAATGCACCTTTACCCCCAACCCCGCCGACTTCAACCCTGCGGCGTATATCAACAACACAGTGACGGCAACGGGACAGTATGATTCGTCTCAGGTGAGCGCCAGCGACAGTTACTACTTACGGGCAGCTATCGTACGCAAGAACGTCTATCTCTATCAGACCAAAGATCCGAAATGCAACTGCTACCACTGCTATTACGGTGTGCAATATACCCCTCCCGCAGAAAATCCCCTCCCGTACTTCCCGGTGTACCTCCAGAAGGGAGGAATGGACGTCGGCACCACTTCGATTTATGGCTGGAACACGAATCCCTCCTGGTTAAACGACCCGGCCGAGCTCTGGCTGAGCGAGGGCTCCTGGAGAGCGGAGGAGCGGGCAACCGATCTGCCGGACGGCTTTGAGATCCTGTGTGCAGGAAAAACCTGGACCATCGACCCGGAAAATACGGGTGGCTGGAACGACATCACATTCACCAACATCATCCACTACGATCTGGCGGTGGAAAAGAGCGGCCCCGACTATGCCCATCCCGGAGAGACCATCACCTACTCGTATCTGGTAACGAATGCCGGACCCGCCAGTGTTTCGCCCGAGGTGACGGACGATACCTGTAGTCCCGTGACATATGTCGACGGGGATGCGAATGGCAATTGCCGGATCGATCCCGGAGAGGAGTGGACCTTCGAATGCGAGTATACGGTTCCCGCCGACACCCCGGTGGACACCGAGCTGGTGAACGAAGCCTGCGTGGCCGATGCGAATGAACCCGCCGAATACCGGATGGGAGGCGACGCCAATCTCTGCAACAACTGCGATGACTGGTCGGTGACCGTCCTCCCCTGGAGCAAGGTGACGACCAGCGACCTCTGTGAGTTTGACACGGACACGGGAACCGAAGGACAGCAGTTCCGCCTGATCTTTACGCCGGATTACCCCTCGGGGAACGGAATCTACAAACTCTCGGCAAGTAACCCCGGCCAATTCTATTACAACGTCTTCTTTACCGGAGAGGCCGGGGATGAGGAGACCTTCACCATCGAATTGCCGACACCGTTTATCACCAAGGGAGCACGCCCGATCCATGCCTACAGCGATGTGATCGTCGCCGGAGACTGCTATACAGCGGTGAACGAAATTCCGTCCGCCTCCACCATCGCAGGGAATACAATCACGGTCGATGCGACGGTACCCGAGGGAGGCCTCATCTACCTCACAGTTCACCTGGACTTCGGATGGAAGAAGGAGACCATGTACAGGAAGAGCGGGAACGATGCCATCTACCATGGTGACATTCCAGGGGTCGGCACAATTCTGGATCTCCAATGGTATGACTTCACGGTGACCGACACCGATGAGTCCGATACCCGGACCATCCAGAACGAGAACGTCTTCAAGAGGGATCCGGGCTTTGCCGGGTTCGTCTTTGATGCAGACGGAGAACCGGTGGCGGGGGCGACACTAACCATCACGGACCCGAACGGAGAGGTGTTTGCGACCGTGCAGACCAACGAGGACGGGTTCTACTTCTACTACTACAAGCACACCGGAAAAGAGCAGACATGGACCCTCTCGACCGGAGGAGAGGGGGCGTCTGTCGCACTCAAGGCAAATAAGTTGGTCCAGACGGATTTCTGGATCCAAGATCCATAA